The genome window GGAGGCGAAGGCACGGGTCAGGGCGATGCGGCCGGCGGCGGTGGAGTGCACGGTCAGCCGGGGTTCCGTGGGCAGCGGTTCGCCCGGCGACGCCTTCAGCGCGACGTCGCTCGCCATCCGGCCCGCGGCGACACTCGCCACGCCGGCCGCGAACGCGACACCGACGGCCGCGACTGCCGCTCCGACTGCACCCACCCGTCCAGTGTCCTGGCGGACCCCGCCCGGGGCCAGTGGGCGTACGCCCGAGAGTGATGACCCAGCAGGGGTGGGGCCAGCCTAGCGCCGCTGGCCGTAGCTCTGGAGTCGGTGGGCCGCCTCCTCCAGTTGGGTGGGGGTGAGCAGGGTCGGGGTGTGGCCCGGGATCGCGGAGGCCTTCAGCCAGACGTGGGACATCCATTCCAGTTGGGCCGTGCGGTCGTAGGCCTCGGAGAGGGTGCTTCCGTAAGTGATCGTGCCGTGGTTCTGGAGGAGACAACCGGTGCGCTCTGTCAAAGCGCGGAGCATGTTCTCGGCCAACTCCGGGGTGCCGTAGGTCGCGTAGGGGGCGACCCGGACGGGGCCGCCGAGGGCCGCGGACATGTAGTGGATCAGCGGCAGCTCGCTCACGAGGGTGGAGACGGCCGTCGCGTGGACCGCGTGGGTGTGGACGACGGCACGGGCGTCGGTGGTCCGGTGGATCGCCAGGTGCATGGGGAGTTCGCTCGTCGGCCGGAGCGTGCCGAGGACCTGCCGTCCGGAGAGGTCGACGCCCGTCGCGTCGGCCGGGGTGAGCCGGTCGTACGGCACTCCCGTCGGTGTGACCAGGACGGTGTCCCCCACGCGCACGGACACATTGCCGGAGGTGCCGACGACCAGACCGTCGGCCACCGTCCGGCGGGCCGTCGCGACCAGTTCGTCCCACGCCCGCGCCACGTCGTCGTCCGGCACACCCCGCCCCCGTACCTCCGGCGAACCCTGCGAATCCTCGCCCGCGTCCCGCTCGTCCCGGGTGTCGCGCCGCTGCTCAGCCATGCCGTGATCCTGCCAGGCGGATCGTGTCGACGGGTGCCGGGGGCGGGCACCGTGCGGACGGCGCGCGGGCACCGTAGGGCCGGACGCGCACCTTCGGAAGAGAACATCTGCGTATATGACGACTGGAGTTGGTGATTGGCCGGTGATCGACCGTGATGCGGCGATCTTCCAATAGCCTCCGGGTGTTTTGTCGCACAAGTCGCCATTCCGGGGGAACCATGGCTCACACCCTCAAGCCGTGCCGTCGCCGCAACCGCGTATTCGCCGCCTCCGTCGCGGCACTCGCCCTGGGGGGGACCGCCCTCACCGAGCTGCCGGTCTCCGCCGCCGCCAAGCCCAAGGGGCACGACGTCTCCTCGCACCAGAAGAAGGTGAACTGGTCGAGCGCGAAGGCGAAGGGCGCCCGGTTCGTCTACGTGAAGGCGACCGAGTCCACCACCTACCGCAACCCGTACTTCGCCCAGCAGTACGACGGCTCGTACGACGCGGGCCTGATCCGTGGCGCGTACCACTTCGCGGTGCCGGACAAATCGTCCGGCAAGACCCAGGCCGGCTACTTCGTGAGCAACGGCGGCGGCTGGCGCGCGGACGGCCGGACCCTGCCACCGGCGCTCGACATCGAATACAACCCGTACGACAAGAAGAGGAAGTGCTACGGCCTGAGCGACCGCGGGATGGTCGCCTGGATCAAGTCGTTCAGCGACGAGGTCAAGCGCCTCACGGGCCGCCGTCCGGTGATCTACACGACCACCCACTGGTGGAAGACCTGCACCGGCAACAGCGGGGCCTTCGGCGCGAACCACGCGCTGTGGCTGGCCCGGTACGACTCCTCGGGGGCGGGAGAGCTGCCCGCGGGGTGGAAGTTCTGGACGATCTGGCAGTACGACAACGGCAGCGGCAGCCTCCCCGGTGACCAGAACCTCTTCAACGGGTCGATGGGCCGACTGAAGGAGTTCGCCGAGGGGTAGCGGACCTCGGTGTTCCGCCTGAGTTCGAACGTCCAGTCGCCGGTACGCCGGGCCCGACGCGCCGGTCGACACACAAGCGGAATGACAGCCCCTCATTCACTACACCCCCACGCCCGCCCCAGTTCATCTTCCGTTCACCCAGGTTGCCTACGGTCCTCGTGACACTGACGTCCGAAAGAAGCTTGGGTAAATGGAAAACTTCTCGCTGATCCTCGCGATCGTGGTGATCACCGCGCTCGCGTTCGATTTTACGAACGGTTTCCACGACACCGCCAACGCGATGGCCACCACCATCTCGACCGGCGCCATGAAGCCCAAGGTCGCGGTGGCCATGTCCGCCGTGCTCAACCTTGTCGGCGCGTTCCTTTCCATAGAGGTCGCCAACACCATCTCCAAGGGGCTCGTCGACGAGTCCGGCATCCAGCCAGAGGTCATCTTCGCGGCGCTCGTCGGCGCCATCCTCTGGAACCTGCTGACCTGGCTGGTCGGGCTCCCCTCCAGTTCCTCGCACGCCCTGATGGGCGGCCTCATCGGTGCCACGATCGCCTCGGTCGGCGTGGGCGCGGTCCATGGCGACGTGCTCGTCACCAAGGTGCTGATCCCCGCGATCGCGGCCCCGCTGGTGGCCGGCATCGCGGCGATGCTCGCCACCCGGCTGACGTACCGGCTGGGGCGGCACACCAGCGAGAAGGCGTCCGGCAAGGGCTACCGCGCCGGGCAGATCGCCTCCGCCGGTCTGGTCTCGCTGGCCCACGGCACCAACGACGCGCAGAAGACGATGGGCATCATCACCCTCGCCCTGGTGGCCGGTGGCGCGCTCGCGCCCGACTCGGACCCGCCGGTGTGGGTCATCGTCTCCGCCGGAGCCGCCATCGCGCTCGGCACCTACCTGGGCGGCTGGCGCATCATCCGCACGATGGGCAAGGGCCTGACCGACCTCCAGCCGCAGCAGGGCTTCGCCGCCCAGACCAGCGCGGCCACGGTCATCCTGGCCTCCTCGCACCTCGGTTTCTCGCTCTCCACCACGCACTCGGTCTCCGGTGCCGTGATGGGCGCGGGTCTCGGCCGCAAGGGCGGGGTGGTCCGCTGGTCCACCGCGACCCGGATGTTCGTCGCCTGGGGTCTGACCCTGCCGGCCGCCGCGCTGGTCGCCGCGCTCGCCGAGTGGGTGACCTCCTTCGGCACCTGGGGCACGGCCGTCGTCGCGGTCTTCCTCATCGGCTCCAGTGCCGCGATCTGGGTGGTGTCGCGCCGCGAGGTCATCGACCACACCAACGTCAACGACACCGAGGAGCCGCCCGGGGTGGTGACCACGGCGATCGCCGCCGTGACGCCGCCGGCCGCCGGCCCCGTGGGCGAGGAGCTCGCGGCGACCATCCCGGCCCCCGCCGCGCCGGCCCACGCCGAGAGCACCGCCTCGGCGAACTCGTCCGCGCCGACGCCCGCCGTCTGAGCCCCGCGACTCCCTGAGGAAGATCACCACCATGCACATCGACTGGGCAGCCCTGGGCTCCGTCTTCGGAGTCAGCCTCGTGGTCACCGTGGCCCTCGTCGGCCTCTTCACCCTGGGGATCGTCGGCCTCTCCAAGAGCGAGGCCGCGACCACCGCGGGCACCTCACCGGCCCTCGCCACCACGGCGGCGTACACCTGCTTCGCCGCGTGCGCGGCGGCGGTGGCGTACGGGATCTACCTGATCATGGCCTGACGACACACCAAGACAGAGCCCCCGTACCGTTTGACCCGGTACGGGGGCTTTGTCTATTGTCCACAGCAACCGTGACCATCGTCGAAATGACACATGTCATTTGGACGATGGCTGTACGACGATATTCCAATCGGCGTAAGCTATCAGACACACGCCGAATCGGCGATGGCCACCCGACAGCGGAGCAGGGGAGCGCCATGCCCAGGGACATCGATCCGAGCCTGAATCGACGCAGGCTACGAGTCGAGTTGCGGAAGGCCCGGTACAAGTGCGGGCTGACCAAGCAGCAGACCGCGAACGCCCTGGACTGGTCGCTGTCGAAGATCATGCGGATCGAGGCCGGCGCCGTCAGCGTCAGCGTCACCGACGTACGGGCACTGATCCAGCAGTACGAGATCACGGACCCGACGCTGATCGGCGAGCTGGAGGACGCCGCACGCGGCTCCAAGGGGCCGTCCTGGTGGGCCTCCTGGGGCAATCTGGTCTCCCCGCAGTACGCCCAGTACCTCGGCTACGAGGGGGCCGCGACCTCCATCCGGATGCACCACCCGATCGTGATCCCCGGCCTGCTGGAGACCGAGGACTACGCCACCGCGCTGCTGACACCGGTCTCCGACAGCGGCGACATCCGCCGGTCGGTGGAACTGCGCATCGCACGACAGGAGCGCTATCTCGACTCCGATTCGGGCCCACGCGTCGAGGTCGTGCTGGACGAGGCCGCCGTACGACGGGTGATCGGCGGCCCCAAGGTGATGCGTCAGCAGCTGGAGCACCTCAAGACCCTCGCGCGGCGCCCGCGCGTACGCATCAGGCTCCTGCCGTTCACGATGGGGGCCCACTTCAGCACCCTCAGCCCGTTCGTCCTGCTCGGGTTCCAGGACGACGACGACCTGCTCTATCTCGAAGGCCCCAACGGCGGACTGTCGAACCGTGACGACCTCGATCTCACGGTCCGCTACCAGGAGTGCTTCGCGGACATCAGCGACAACGCGTACGACGGTGACCGGATGATCGAGTTCCTCGACACGGTCAAGGAAAGCCTCGACAACGACTGAGCACCGGGCCGGGACGCCCGGGGCGGACACGGGGGAGGGCCGATGACGGTCTTCGGACGGCGAGAGTGGTGGAGCCGGTTCACGGCGCGCCGCACCGTTCCTGGCGGCGGAGACCCGGGCGGCTCTCCCCCACCGGCCTCCCCCGACGGCGAGCCCCCGGGGACGCTCGACGACTGCACCCTCAAGTCGTACGCCATGCAGCGGCGGGAATGGGCGGAGGCGCTCATCCGGGTGGAGAGCGCCCGGGTCGACGGCGAGATACGGCTCATGTCGACCCGCATGCTGCTGGGCACGTTCTGCGCCAGCGTGCTGCTGTTGAGCATCGCGGTGGCGAGCCGGGTCGTGCCCACGACTCAGTTCGGCTCGACGACCCCACTGGCCACGGCGGTCACCGGAGCGATCGGCGCGGCCCTGCTCACCTCGCTCGCCGCGGGGCTCGGCAGAATTCTGCGCGCCCGCGCCGACGCCTCGCGCACCACCGGCCTCAGCGCCGCTCCGGCCCCCGCGGCCGGGCCCCGGCCAGAGCCCGATCCAGGACCCTCAGCCGCTCCGTGACCGGAGTGAGCCCCCACCACAGGCCGGCTCCCGAGGCGATCAGGGCGGTCACCACCAGCCAGACGACGCTCCGCGCCTCCGTCCCCGGCACCAGCAGGGCGGCGAGCGCGCCCACTCCGACGGCCAGCACACCGGCCACCGTGCTGAAGAGAACCAGGGGGGCCGCGGCGGTCAGCAGCGTCCGTCGGTCCCTCGACGCCCTCGCGCGCGCCGAGGCGGTTCCCTTGATCCGATCTTCCATCGCGTGTACCTCCCGTCCCCCGAACGGATCTTCACGATCCGCCCGCTCCCGGGTCCACAAGCCCCGCCAGAAAACCACACCACGCGGCGTGACGGAAGGAGAGCACAGCGTTCTGATGCCAGTTTGAGTCACGCACCAGGATGTGGCGCTCCCTGATCGACGCTTCCACGCACATGCTGGTCTCACCGGTGTAACTGCTCCTGAACCATGTGCACGCCGACGGCTCCCTGTCGAACACCCTGACCTCCACCTCACCAGTCAGCGCACCTGCCGTTCCCTCAAGTGTTCCCAGCTTGGGCATCGGGGAAGAGCGTGGAAAGAGCCGATTCGGGCGTCTGACGGGAATTCGGCGGTGTGGGGCTCGGCACACCGCTGCGCCGCAGGTCAACAGCAAGTTGACGGGTCTCGAAGGGGCGTGGTGGACTGCCGGGGCCATGTACGACGGCAGGAGAGGAAGCCGGTGCGAGTCCGGCGCGGTCCCGCCACTGTCACCGGGGAAGCGGCTCGAAGCGCCTCCCGGGAGCCAGGAACTCTCGCCGTCGGTCTCGTCGAACCAGGGCGTGGACACCCTGAGTGAGGACAAATCGCCATGTGCGCCATGTGCGGCTGCCCGTCGGGGCCCAGCGCCCGGTCCTTGCCCGACCCCGTGAACGGCTGAACCGGTGCGTGCCGACCGCGTCTTCGCGTACGGCGCCGCCGCCGGACTCCTCGGTGATCTGCTGCTCGGCGATCCGCGCCGGGGGCATCCGGTCGCCGCGTTCGGGCGGGCCGCCGGCGCCGTGGAGCGGGTGCTGTGGCGCGACCACCGGGGGTGGGGCGCGCTGCACACCGCGGTGTGCGCGGGCGGCGCCATGGCGCTGGGGGCGGCTGCCGCGTCCGCGGCGCGGCCGTCGCGTACCGCCTCCGTCGCGTTGACCGCCGCCGCCACCTGGGCCGTCGTCGGGGGGACCTCGCTCGGGCGGGAGGCCAGGGCGATCGGGCGGTCCCTCGACGCGGGCGATGTCGAGGGCGCGCGGGCCCGGTTGCCCCATCTGTGCGGACGGGATCCGCAGGCGCTCGACGCGGACGGCATCGCACGCGCGGTCGTGGAGTCCGTCGCCGAGAACACCTCCGACGCGGTGGTGGGGGCGCTGGTGTGGGGTGCCGTCGGCGGCGTGCCGGGGCTGGTGGGGTTCCGGGCCGTCAACACCCTGGACGCCATGGTCGGCCACCGGTCGGAGCGATACCGGCGGTACGGCTGGGCCTCCGCGCGGCTGGACGACGTGGCGGGGTGGCCGGGCGCCCGGCTGACCGCCGTCCTGGCCGCGGCCTCCGGCGGGGACGCCCGGGGGGCCGTACGGGCCTGGCGGGCCGACGCGGGGAAGCATCCGAGTCCCAACGCGGGGCCGGTGGAGGCCTCGTTCGCGGGGGCGCTCGGAGTGCGATTGGGGGGCACGTTGTCGTACGGGGGGCGGGTCGAGCATCGGCCTGTGCTGAATGGGGAGGGGCGCGCCGTCGCCGTGGAGGACATCGAGCGGGCCGTTCGGCTGTCCCGGCGGGTCGGGTGGCTGGCGCTCGGAGCGAGTGCGGGGGCGGCGATGCTGCGGGGACGGATGACGAGGCGCTCGGCACGGTGGGCGGGGAGTCGGGGATGAGCGGTGGGCTGTTGGTCGCCGGGACCACCTCCGACGCCGGGAAGAGTGTGGTCACCGCCGGGATCTGCCGGTGGCTGGTGCGGCAGGGCGTCAAGGTCGCGCCGTTCAAGGCGCAGAACATGTCGCTCAACTCCTTCGTGACGAAGGAGGGCGCGGAGATCGGGCGGGCCCAGGCCATGCAGGCGCAGGCCTGCCGGGTGGAGCCCAGCGCGCTCATGAACCCCGTGCTGCTGAAGCCCGGGGGCGAGCGGAGCAGCCAGGTCGTGCTGCTGGGGAAGCCCGTGGGAGAGATGAGCGCGCGCGGCTATCACGGCGGGCGGCAACAGCGGCTGCTCGGGACCGTGTTGGAGTGTCTCGCCGAGTTGCGGGGCACCTATGACGCGGTGATCTGCGAGGGGGCCGGTTCGCCCGCCGAGATCAATCTCCGGCGCACCGACATCGTCAACATGGGGATCGCGCGGAACGCCGGGCTGCCCGTGCTCGTCGTCGGCGACATCGACCGCGGTGGCGTCTTCGCGTCCTTCTTCGGCACGGTCGCGCTGCTCTCGCCCGAGGACCAGGCCCATGTCGCCGGGTTCCTCGTCAACAAGTTCCGCGGCGACGTCACCCTGCTGGAGCCGGGGCTCGACATGCTGCACGGGCTCACCGGGCGGCGGACGTACGGGGTGCTGCCGTTCCGGCACGGGCTCGGGATCGACGAGGAGGACGGGCTGCGGGTCTCGCTGCGCGGGACGGTCCGGGAGTCCAATGTCGCGCCGCCCGTCGGGGAGGACGTGCTGCGGGTCGCGGTGTGCGCGGTGCCGCTGATGTCCAACTTCACCGATGTGGACGCGCTCGCCGCCGAACCCGGTGTCGTGGTGCGGTTCGTGGACCGGGCCGAGGAACTGGCCGACGCGGACCTCGTCGTCGTCCCCGGCACCCGGGGCACCGTCCGGGCGCTGGAGTGGCTGCGGGAGCGGGGGCTCGCCGACGCGCTCGTCCGCAGGGCCGCGGAAGGGCGGCCGGTGCTCGGGATCTGCGGCGGGTTCCAGGTGCTCGGGGAGCGGATCGAGGACGAGGTCGAGAGCCGGCGGGGGCGGGTGGAGGGGCTGGGCGTCCTGCCCGTGCGGGTGCGGTTCGCCGAGGAGAAGACGCTCACGCGGCCCGTGGGCGAGGCTCTCGGCGAGCGGGTCGAGGGGTACGAGATCCATCACGGGGTCGCCGAAGTGCTGGGCGGGGAAGCCTTCTTGGACGGCTGCCGGGTCGGGCAGACCTGGGGCACGCACTGGCACGGGTCGCTGGAGTCGGACGGGTTCCGGCGGGCCTTTCTGCGCGAGGTGGCCGCCGCGTCGGGGCGCCGGTTCGTACCGGCCCCGGACACATCGTTCGCGGCGCTGCGCGAGGAGCAGTTGGACCGGCTCGGCGACCTGATCGAGGAGCACGCGGACACGGACGCGCTGTGGCGGCTCATCGAGTCGGGGCCACCGCCGGGGTTGCCGTTCGTGCCGCCGGGGGCGCCGGGGGTGCCCGGATGAGCACGACGGACGTACGACAGGAACGAACGGTCTCGCGGCAACCGCCCGGACCGGAAGGTGACTTGGAGGGCGACGTACTGTGAGTGTTCCGTTTCCGTTCACGGCCGTCGTCGGCCAGGACGATCTGCGGCTGGCGCTGCTGCTGAACGCGGTGTCGCCGGCGGTCGGCGGTGTGCTCGTACGAGGCGAGAAGGGCACCGCCAAGAGCACCGCCGTGCGGGCGCTCGCGGCGCTGCTGCCGGAGGTGGAGGTCGTCGTCGGGTGCCGGTTCTCCTGTGATCCGCTGAAGCCGGACCCCGCGTGCCCCGACGGGCCGCACGAGCCGGCGTTCGAGACACGGCCGTCGCGCATGGTCGAGCTGCCGGTCGGCGCCTCCGAGGACCGGCTCGTCGGCGCCCTCGACATCGAGCGGGCGCTCTCCGAGGGCGTGAAGGCGTTCGAGCCGGGCCTGCTCGCGGACGCGCACCGGGGCATCCTCTACGTCGACGAGGTCAACCTCCTCCACGACCACCTCGTCGACCTGCTGCTGGACGCGGCGGCGATGGGCGCCTCGTACGTGGAGCGCGAGGGCGTCTCCGTACGGCATGCCGCGCGGTTCCTGCTGGTCGGGACGATGAACCCGGAGGAGGGCGAGCTGCGGCCCCAACTCCTCGACCGGTTCGGGCTGACCGTGGAGGTCGCGGCCTCGCGGGAGCCGGAGCGGCGGGTGGAGGTCGTGCGGCGGCGGCTCGCCCACGACGACGATCCGGCGGCTTTCACGGCCCGTTGGGCGGACGAGGAGGCCGACGTACGGCAACGGATCGTCTCGGCACGGGAGTTGCTGCCGTCCGTGGTGCTGGGCGACGGGGCGCTGTTGCAGATCGCGGCGACCTGCGCGGCCTTCGAGGTGGACGGGATGCGGGCCGACATCGTGATGGCCCGGACCGCCACGGCGCTGGCCGCGTGGGCCGGGCGGACCGAGGTGCTCGCCGAGGATGTGCGGCAGGCCGCGCTGCTGGCGCTGCCGCACCGGCGGCGGCGGAACCCCTTCGACGCGCCCGGCCTCGACGAGGACAGGCTCGACGAGACGCTGGAGGAGTTCGCGGAGCCGCCGCGGAACTCCGACGAATCGAACGACTCACCCGACGAGGACCCTGACCCCGACGGGCCCGGTGGTGGTGGGCAGCCGCCCGCTCCCGAGCCCGAGGGGCCGCAGGGCGGCGACAGCGGCGCGCGGCCGGAGTCCGGGGAGGGTGTGCCGGCGCAGGCGCCCGCCGCCGGGGAGCAGTCGGCCGTACGGGCCGCCGAGCCGTTCCGTACGAAGGTCTTGAGTGTGCCGGGGCTCGGGGAGGGTGCGGCCGGGCGGCGTTCGCGGGCGCGGACCGAGCACGGGCGTACGACCGGGGCGCGCAGGCCGCGCGGCACGCTGACCAAGCTGCATCTGGCGGCGACCGTGCGGGCCGCCGCGCCGCATCAGCGGACGCGGGGGCGGTCGGGGCCGGGGCTGGTGGTCCGGCGGGACGATCTGCGGCAGGCGACCCGGGAGGGGCGCGAGGGGAACCTCGTGCTGTTCGTGGTCGACGCGTCCGGGTCGATGGCGGCGCGGCAGCGGATGAGCGCGGTGAAGGGTGCCGTGCTGTCGTTGCTGCTCGACGCCTATCAGCGGCGGGACAAGGTGGGGCTGGTGACCTTCCGGGGGTCGGCCGCCGAGGTGGCGCTGCCGCCGACCTCGTCCGTGGACGCGGCGGCGGCCCGGCTGGAGTCGTTGCCGACGGGCGGGCGGACGCCGCTCGCGGCCGGGCTGCTGAAGGCGCACGACGTGCTGCGGGTGGAGCGGCTGCGGGACCCCGCGCGCCGGCCGCTGGTCGTCGTGGTGACCGACGGCCGGGCGACCGGCGGGCCGGAGCCCGTGGCGCTGGCCGGGCGTGCGGCGCGGCTGTTCGCGGCCGAGGGCCACGCCTCCGTGGTCGTGGACTGCGAGTCGGGCCATGTCCGGCTGGGGCTCGCCGGGCAGCTCGCGGGTGAACTGGGCGGTACGGCGGTGACGTTGGACGAGCTGCGGGCGGACTCCATCGCCGGGCTGGTACGGGATGTGCAGGGTACGCAGGGTACGCAGGGTACGCAGGGTACGCAGGGACCGCAGGGGACTTCGAGGAGGGTGGCGTAGATGCCGCAGGGGCAGCCGAGTGTCGTACCGGACGACGGGCTGACGACACGTCAGCGACGCAACCGTCCGCTGGTGTTCGTGCACACGGGCATCGGGAAGGGAAAGTCGACCGCCGCGTTCGGGCTCGCGCTGCGGGCCTGGAACCAGGGGTGGCCGATCGGGGTGTTCCAGTTCGTGAAGTCGGCGAAGTGGAAGGTCGGCGAGGAGAACGCGCTGCGGGTCCTCGGGGCGTCCGGTGAGGGCGGGTCCGTCGACTGGCACAAGATGGGCGAGGGCTGGTCGTGGGTGCAGCGCGACGTCGTGCAGGGCGACAACTCGGCCAACGAGGACAAGGCCCGGGAGGGCTGGGAGCAGGTCAAGCGGGACCTGGCGGCCGAGACGTACAAGCTGTATGTGCTGGACGAGTTCGCGTACCCGCTGCACTGGGGGTGGATCGACACCGACGAGGTGATCGAGGTGCTGCGGGACCGGCCGGGGACGCAGCATGTCGTCATCACCGGGCGGAACGCGCCGGAGAAGCTGGTGGACTTCGCGGACCTGGTGACGGACATGTCGAAGGTGAAGCACCCCATGGACGCGGGCCAGAAGGGCCAGCGGGGCATCGAGTGGTGACGACGACACCATGACCCCTTCCTCCGCTTCCTCCGCTTCCTCCGCCCCCTCCGCCTCCCTTCTTCTGCCGTCCGTGCCCCGGCTGGTGATCGCCGCGCCCTCCTCGCGCAGCGGCAAGACCACCGTGGCGACGGGGCTGATGGCCGCGCTCACCGAGCGGGGGCTCGCCGTGTCCCCGCACAAGGTGGGGCCCGACTACATCGATCCCGGATATCACGCGCTCGCCAGCGGGCGGGTGGGGCGGAACCTCGACGCGTATCTGTGCGGGCCGGAGCTGGTCGCGCCGCTGTTCGCGCACGGCGCGCGCGGGTGTGACATCGCCGTGGTCGAGGGGGTGATGGGGCTGTACGACGGGGCCTCGGGGCAGGGCGAGCTGGCGTCGACCGCGCATGTGGCGAAGCTGCTGCGGGCGCCGGTGGTGCTGGTGGTGGACGCCTCGTCGCAGTCGCGGTCGGTGGCGGCGCTGGTGCACGGGTTCGCGTCCTGGGACCCCGAGGTGCGGATGGGGGGCGTGATCCTCAACAAGGTCGCCTCCGACCGGCACGAGGAACTGCTGCGGGACGCCCTGGAGTCGACCGGGGTGCCCGTGCTGGGGGTGCTGCGGCGGGCGCCGCAGGTGGACACGCCGTCCCGGCATCTGGGGCTGGTGCCGGTCGCCGAGCGGCAGAGCGCGGCGCTGGAGGCCGTGGCGGCGATGGCCGCGCAGGTGCGTGCGGGGTGCGATCTGGAGGCGCTGGTCGCGCTGGCCAGGACCGCCGGGCCGCTGTCGGGTACGGCGTGGGAACCGCCCGTGGTCGCCGCGCCGGGGCGGCGGGAGGTGGTCGCCGTGGCCGGTGGGCCCGCGTTCACCTTCTCCTATGCGGAGCACGCCGAGCTGCTGACCGCCGCCGGTGCCGAGGTCGTCGTCTTCGATCCGCTGCGGGACGAGCAACTGCCGGACGGGACGGGCGGGTTGGTGATCGGTGGCGGGTTCCCGGAGATGTACGCCGCCGAGCTGTCCGCCAACGAGCCGCTGCGCAAGGCGGTCGCCGAGCTGGCGTTCGGCGGGGCGCCGGTGGCCGCCGAGTGCGCCGGGCTGCTCTATCTGTGCGGGGAGCTGGACGGGCGGCCCATGTGCGGGGTGCTCGACGCGACGGCCCGGATGGACGAGCGGCTGACCCTCGGCTACCGGGACGCGGTGGCCGTCACCGACAGCGCGCTGGCGCCGGCCGGGACCCGGATGCGGGCGCACGAGTTCCATCGCACGGTCGTCGAGCCCGGCGCCGGGGCCGCTCCCGCCTGGGGGATACGGACACCTCCCGCACGGGTCGAGGGGTTCGTGCGGCAAGGGGTGCACGCGAGCTATCTGCATACGCACTGGGCCGCGGAGCCCTCGGTCGCGCGGCGGTTCGTGGAGAGATGCCGGACGTCATGAGCGTGCCCGGCAGGTCCGTCCTCCCGCCGGGTGCCTCATTCCGCCACCCCCACCACCAGCCAGATGAAGGCCGCCCCGGCGATCGTGCACAGCAGGGTGGAGCGGGCCGGGTGTTCGTGGTGGGCCTCGGGGAGGATCTCGGCGGCGGCGAGATAGAGCAGCGCGCCGCCGAAGAAGCCGAGGTAGCAGCCGAGGGGGCCCTCCGGGATCGTGAACAGCAGGGTGGAGGCGGCTCCCACCACCGGGGCCGCAGCGTCCGCGAACAGCATCGCGAGCGCGCGGCGGCGGGCGTTGCCGTACAGGCTCGTGAGGGTGTACGTGTTGAAGCCGTCCGCGAAGTCATGGGCGATCACCGCGAGCGCGACGGCGATGCCCATGCCCTCGCCGATCTGGAAGGCCGCGCCGATGGCGACGCCGTCCATGGCGCTGTGTCCGACCATCGCGGCGGCGGCCGTCAGGCCCACCTGGGGCGTACGGCCGTTGTGCTCCTCCGCGCCGTGCGCGGCCTGCCGTGCGGCGAGCAGGCGTTCCACCATGTGCGCCAGCAGGAAGCCGGCGACGAACAGCAGCAGGGCGGCGGGGACGCCGAAGACCTCGTCGCCCGCGGCCTCCAGGGCCTCGGGGAGCAGGTCGAGGCCGACGACGCCGAGCATCAGGCCGCCGGCCAGGCCCAGGACGAGGTGGCGGCGGTCCGTGACGCGTTGGGCCGTCCAGCCGCCGAGGAGGGTCATCAGGAATGCGCCGAGTGCCACGAAGACCGCCATGGCTCTTTGCTACCGGATGAGGTGGGCCTCTTGGTTGCGGCGCCCCGGGGTGGTGTGGAGCGGGTGGGTCGGATTTCGGGTGCGGGTTCGTGGGGGCTTGTCGCGCCCACGCGGCGGAGCCGCACATGTCACCGCCCCGCGCCCCCAGGAAGGGGGCGCGGCTGTGGCTGACCGGCGGATCGACTCGCTCGTGGTGGGTGTGGGGGCCGCCATCGGTGTGTCGGTGGTGGAGGTTCTCGGGCTGGTGGAATCGGCGCTGCGGGAGGCCGGGGTCTCCCGCGGGGACGTTTCCGTGCTGGCCACCGTGGATGCCAGAGCGGGCGAACCCGGCCTCGTTCAGGCCGCCGA of Streptomyces phaeolivaceus contains these proteins:
- a CDS encoding class II aldolase/adducin family protein produces the protein MAEQRRDTRDERDAGEDSQGSPEVRGRGVPDDDVARAWDELVATARRTVADGLVVGTSGNVSVRVGDTVLVTPTGVPYDRLTPADATGVDLSGRQVLGTLRPTSELPMHLAIHRTTDARAVVHTHAVHATAVSTLVSELPLIHYMSAALGGPVRVAPYATYGTPELAENMLRALTERTGCLLQNHGTITYGSTLSEAYDRTAQLEWMSHVWLKASAIPGHTPTLLTPTQLEEAAHRLQSYGQRR
- a CDS encoding lysozyme — its product is MAHTLKPCRRRNRVFAASVAALALGGTALTELPVSAAAKPKGHDVSSHQKKVNWSSAKAKGARFVYVKATESTTYRNPYFAQQYDGSYDAGLIRGAYHFAVPDKSSGKTQAGYFVSNGGGWRADGRTLPPALDIEYNPYDKKRKCYGLSDRGMVAWIKSFSDEVKRLTGRRPVIYTTTHWWKTCTGNSGAFGANHALWLARYDSSGAGELPAGWKFWTIWQYDNGSGSLPGDQNLFNGSMGRLKEFAEG
- a CDS encoding inorganic phosphate transporter, giving the protein MENFSLILAIVVITALAFDFTNGFHDTANAMATTISTGAMKPKVAVAMSAVLNLVGAFLSIEVANTISKGLVDESGIQPEVIFAALVGAILWNLLTWLVGLPSSSSHALMGGLIGATIASVGVGAVHGDVLVTKVLIPAIAAPLVAGIAAMLATRLTYRLGRHTSEKASGKGYRAGQIASAGLVSLAHGTNDAQKTMGIITLALVAGGALAPDSDPPVWVIVSAGAAIALGTYLGGWRIIRTMGKGLTDLQPQQGFAAQTSAATVILASSHLGFSLSTTHSVSGAVMGAGLGRKGGVVRWSTATRMFVAWGLTLPAAALVAALAEWVTSFGTWGTAVVAVFLIGSSAAIWVVSRREVIDHTNVNDTEEPPGVVTTAIAAVTPPAAGPVGEELAATIPAPAAPAHAESTASANSSAPTPAV
- a CDS encoding helix-turn-helix domain-containing protein; translation: MPRDIDPSLNRRRLRVELRKARYKCGLTKQQTANALDWSLSKIMRIEAGAVSVSVTDVRALIQQYEITDPTLIGELEDAARGSKGPSWWASWGNLVSPQYAQYLGYEGAATSIRMHHPIVIPGLLETEDYATALLTPVSDSGDIRRSVELRIARQERYLDSDSGPRVEVVLDEAAVRRVIGGPKVMRQQLEHLKTLARRPRVRIRLLPFTMGAHFSTLSPFVLLGFQDDDDLLYLEGPNGGLSNRDDLDLTVRYQECFADISDNAYDGDRMIEFLDTVKESLDND
- a CDS encoding DUF397 domain-containing protein, whose protein sequence is MPKLGTLEGTAGALTGEVEVRVFDREPSACTWFRSSYTGETSMCVEASIRERHILVRDSNWHQNAVLSFRHAAWCGFLAGLVDPGAGGS
- a CDS encoding cobalamin biosynthesis protein is translated as MRADRVFAYGAAAGLLGDLLLGDPRRGHPVAAFGRAAGAVERVLWRDHRGWGALHTAVCAGGAMALGAAAASAARPSRTASVALTAAATWAVVGGTSLGREARAIGRSLDAGDVEGARARLPHLCGRDPQALDADGIARAVVESVAENTSDAVVGALVWGAVGGVPGLVGFRAVNTLDAMVGHRSERYRRYGWASARLDDVAGWPGARLTAVLAAASGGDARGAVRAWRADAGKHPSPNAGPVEASFAGALGVRLGGTLSYGGRVEHRPVLNGEGRAVAVEDIERAVRLSRRVGWLALGASAGAAMLRGRMTRRSARWAGSRG